In Sphingobacterium zeae, one genomic interval encodes:
- a CDS encoding thioredoxin family protein, which translates to MLQELENDNLQEIVNSNDIVMVQYSATWCGNCKIMKPKFKKLAGENESVPFVIADAEKFPESRKLANVNNLPTFAAFKNGKLVNQVQTNKLDALVELFNETSSN; encoded by the coding sequence ATGTTACAAGAATTAGAAAACGATAATTTACAAGAAATTGTAAATAGCAACGATATTGTTATGGTTCAATATTCCGCTACCTGGTGTGGTAATTGCAAAATAATGAAACCAAAATTCAAAAAGTTAGCAGGCGAAAATGAAAGTGTGCCTTTTGTAATCGCTGATGCAGAAAAATTTCCTGAATCTCGCAAATTAGCAAACGTGAATAATTTACCAACTTTTGCTGCCTTTAAGAATGGTAAATTGGTTAATCAAGTACAAACAAATAAGTTGGACGCATTAGTAGAATTATTCAATGAAACTTCCAGTAATTAA
- a CDS encoding DUF6952 family protein, whose amino-acid sequence MKLPVIKHLTEFIEQNDVDYVLETIETLEALTEAPLKDEELDVLGELISNLYGAVEVDKLIKEGHSKKDALNLFMKRVLGAIDK is encoded by the coding sequence ATGAAACTTCCAGTAATTAAGCATTTAACAGAATTCATCGAGCAAAATGATGTAGACTACGTCTTAGAGACCATAGAGACACTGGAAGCATTAACAGAGGCTCCTTTAAAAGATGAGGAACTAGACGTTCTTGGTGAATTGATTTCAAACCTTTATGGAGCGGTAGAGGTTGATAAATTAATTAAAGAAGGTCATTCTAAAAAAGACGCGTTAAATTTATTTATGAAACGTGTTCTTGGTGCCATTGATAAATAG